From the Limisphaerales bacterium genome, the window AGGATCACCTCCGCCCTTTTTGATTTTATATGAAGGGATTCCTAATCTAACTCCCGGTAGATCCATCCCCTTCAATGGTGCCTTCTTCTTCCGGGCTTTGATCAGCGGGTGGAACATAATCAGAACCTGTTTCGTCCTCAGAGGAACAACCGATCCCGAAGTTTAAGCACCAGAGGAGACAAGCAATAACAGCAAGCGTTTTGTTTTTCATTAATTTCATTGATAATCGTAGGTTCTCTGCGTGACAACACGCAACGCCGCTCAATCTAGCCGCTCAATGAGTTGCAGTCAAAGCCAACCTTCTCCCAAAGGGCAAACTCACCCAGCAGAAGGGCTTCGGCATCTCGCCACTGGGCGCAATGGTAAAACTCAAGGCAGGCGATAAAACCCTCATCCCCCGGTCACCTCCGGCGTTTCTTTTTGGGCACAACACCCCGCAATCGTTCACTTTGGCCTGGGCGATCTAAAATCCGTTGAGGCGGTGGAAATCAATTGGGGCAACGGAAAAACCACCCGCATTCAAAACCCCAAAATCAACCAATACCAC encodes:
- a CDS encoding ASPIC/UnbV domain-containing protein codes for the protein MVHFGLGDLKSVEAVEINWGNGKTTRIQNPKINQYHLAQPQ